Genomic window (Leptolyngbya sp. 'hensonii'):
TTTCCGCCCCCTACGGTAGAAGCCGTTGATGACTCAGAAATTATTGAGTTTTGCGAGAGTGCCGACTACGACTATGAACTGATTCCGGACGGAGACCTGATCTTGCCCGTGAAGCAGAACCTGGAGCAGACCGACTGGCAACCGGAAGCCCCGAAAGATTCTTCCTTCTCCACGTCGGAACTGGAACAGATCCGACG
Coding sequences:
- a CDS encoding DUF3110 domain-containing protein: MRVFVLLFNARTENEGIHTFRINHPQRGQRELVLMFESEDDATRFSLMLEAQDFPPPTVEAVDDSEIIEFCESADYDYELIPDGDLILPVKQNLEQTDWQPEAPKDSSFSTSELEQIRRRLEGLL